Part of the Primulina huaijiensis isolate GDHJ02 chromosome 15, ASM1229523v2, whole genome shotgun sequence genome is shown below.
TTCAAACTTGGTAGCCTTCCGTGTCAAACTTGTCAATGGCAAATCTATCTTTGAAAAATCGGCTATGAACCGTcggtaataccctgccaaaccgagaaaactccttacctctgaaactgtctttggaataGACCATTGGTTAATAGactcaatcttggatggatcaaccgatattccttctttcgaaacaatatgacccaaaaatgccacctgctctaaccagaactcacatttctttaacttggcatacaattgcttatccctcaacagctgcaacacaatcctcaaatgctcacgatgaagatctcgtgtctttgagtagatcaagatgtcatcaatgaaaacaatgataaaatatccaaatatggcttaaaaacacgattcatcaaatccataaaaactaaAAGAGCATTGGTTAgcccaaacgacatcaccaaaaattcataatagccatacctcgttctaaacgCAGTCTTCGGTATGTCCTCCTTtttcaccttcagttgatggtacCCAGACCGAAGGTCGATCTTCGAAAATAttgctgctccttgcaattgatcaaagagatcatcaatacgtggcaaaggatatttgttcttcactgttaccttgttgagttcttagtagtcaatacataatcgcaatgatccatccttcttctttacgaacaaaacTGCAGCTCCCCATGGCGGGGAACTAGgacgaataaaacctttatctaatagctcctgcaattgagtcttcaattctttcatgtCAGTAGGAGCCATTATGTATGAAGCTTTGGAAATTGGAGCTGTACCTGGAATTAagtcaataacaaactccacctctcgatcaggtggtaaACCAGGCACATCAGCAGCAAACACCTCAGGATAATCCTGAACCACATCAATATCCTGTAATTGCAAATTACTTTCCTGTCGCACATCAACCACTAAAGCTAGAAAACCCATACAACCTTTGTGCAACAACTTATTAGCTTGAAGAcaagaaataataggaataCCCATCGAAGAGCCTAGACCAACAAAAACATCACTATCATGGTCATCGGCTAAAAATTTCACCAACTTGCCCACACAATCAATCACCGCACGATAagcagataaccaatccatccccaaaataacatcaaatgcaaccatcataataacaataagATCAACAAACAATAATCTAGTACCCATTTGTACATGACATGCCTTAATGATATTAGTGGGACAAATTTCATCCCCAGATGGCAACACAATATTGAAGTTTAATGGCATAACAGTAGGTTCAACAGATATAgaatgcataaacacttcagacataaaagaatgggttgcaccagtgtcaatcaattTAATTGCTTCTTTGCCgtagattaaaatattacctgatatcacagaagaatcaggattaacaCTTTCCTTTGTCATAGCAACAATTCGACCTTGAAATTTTCCTTTATCAGAAAATAGAGGGCATTTCATTGCCGTGTGTCCCATCTCCTTGCATCTAAAACATCTTCCTCTACCCCTAAACACTCACCCTTGTGTGGCTTTCCACACTTAGGACATACCAGTCGTTCAGTATCAGAAGGAGGCACGGGAGGTTTAGAGCGCTGCTCGATCTTACACTTACCTTTGTGGCCACCACAAACATTTGCACTTGCACCTTGTCCTCTAGCTTGGAAAGCTTGCCTCCTCAACTGTCTCTCTTTCTCAATCTCTTGTTCATCATGCTCAGCAAGCAAAGCTCGCTCCACGATGTCTTGATATTTCACCACTTTAGACATATGAACATCTCTTCGAATCTCTGGCTTCAAACCACGAAGGAAGTGTTCTGCTTTATCTTTATCATTCTCAGCAATAAAAGGAACAAAAACACATCCTTCCTCAAACTTCAACGTATACTCAGTAACAGACAAAGCATCCTGCCTCAATTCCAGAAATTCCTTCACCTTCTTGGCTTTTACTTCACGTGAAAAGTATTTGGCATAAAATAACTCTTTGAACTCATCCCATTTTAACTGGCGTACATTGACAGTCACTTTTGTAGCTTCCCACCAGATGCGAGCAGATTTGACTAACATGAAGACAGCACAACTAACCTTGTCTTGATCAATGAACTTCAAGTAATCAATTATAGCCTCCAATGATTtgacccattcaagagctaCGAGTGGATCGGCACCACCTATAAACTCCGGAGGGTTCATACGTCTGAAACGATCATATGCACCATCTTCAAAAATTTCTGTTGTGCCTTGAActcttccacgaccacgaccctgAGTCGAGGTGTGCATGCTCAATAACTGTTGGATTTTCTCACCACGAACCTTCGCTTGTTCTTTCCATAGCCTACTAAATTAATCTACAACCTTCACAGTCTTATCGGTCGTAGAGGTCCTATCTTCCCCTTCAATATTCTTTCTTTTGGGAGGCATATCCTAcacatatgctcactttaacaATAGATAGGGATAAAGGATacatcaatggcaatgaaatagaaacaattctcaatgttaaaatcaatagatgcaggatcgaaaacatatcggattgtcctaggtagaagaagtcatatatgggccgaagaactttcgctctgataccaattgaaacaaccacctctcatgacatttaatttaaaaggaaaaacatacgcggaagcatttgaaattaaacgggaaagaacattaaatcatttacatcataagcattttcaaaattcatctacataaacattcacttttaaatccttcaaaagaaaaccaaaagtcaacatcattcaccccataatttcaaatctaaaagtttcataacaaaagttcaaaagtttCTCTTCCATagctatatgacttcttcctcctcagacaatccgcttcaatcatttttatcaactacatcacatgacattaactggaatgagataaaactcaatANatttttatgcatgaggatttaaattctcttctttaaatttaattattttacgcagtagtttaactactatcttttcagttaaataagtgaggccggaccggagttggagttttaagataaaagttaatgataagaaaatattcttaaatttaatttaagtcaaagaataatttattttaatgtaagaGAAAggttaagaatttaattaattaatttgagataagaagtaaataaattcttttatgtccaataatataattaaaagcctaaaataaaatatttaaccaattgagataagttaatctaggcttattttatttaataaattataacttaacatgttagcaatttaaattaaaaattagccatgcatgcaaaataattaccatcctaaactaatttatttaattcactaatatacctaatgagtagataaaactttaatgagttaaaattcaataattaaacaatttttcccTCCATTTTAATCCTAGAATTCGGCCATCACCATTGGAATATTTAAAaggtttgacaactcattttatTGATACCTTTCCTTAATCCTTTTCTTGGCATAACAATCCCTCAACTTTTAATCaactaaaattaataattaaacaatttcctaccctatattttaatgataaaaaaatcggCCGCCCCTTGatggatttaaaaatatttgacaactcaccattttatttctttccttaagccttttcttggtagataattcccttcattttaatcatcaatagttaaatatttaagcaatatttctaccacaTTTGAATGCAAAAATTGGCCCCTTTNttaagaatttaattaattaatttgagataagaagtaaataaattcttttatgtccaataatataattaaaagcctaatcaaaaacaagagagaaaacaagtgAGAAAAGAATAAGACTCCTCCTCCGCGTCGCGTAgtcgtttcgtttgtttttctttcaaaacaaaccaaggcatgtatatgtccttcttttctcttcaatcaagtcataataacatttttaaacattacatgatcatgatttccaTGGCAATCCgaatttggacagcaacttttaaagaaaaattctgcacagatttttttccttcatgcttcacgtttttgttggttttgtggtTTCAGTtggttggctcgattccaggggctcgaggctgcatctagacatgtactaggacatttTAGGGTCGTGTTAGTCCATTGGTACCTGCCCCTACACGCTGGAGGAAGAGATTTGACAGCAACACTTCATGTTGCAATTGTtgagtttcgaaaattctgtTTTTGGATGGTTCaaggaggttcgaatcttggttggcttttgggcctgtaaccatagTTGGGACCCTTTCTTGAAATATCTAGGACGTGAGCAAGATGCCCTTTCGTGTCTTGGTTCACGTCAAcatcggtttttaaaataaacaagacaAGTGCCCCTTCGGTTTTAAATTTCTGGTTTTGGTTGTGTGAGTTGGGTTTCAAATTTTTGGTGTcaagtgggttgtggttggcttctagcccttagccatgaatCATAcgacaccttagcatgtctagcatggaccatggttaacctcatagccattggatccttcatttgacagcaaaataaACAACACCCCCACGCGTGTTCAATGGCGTCTAGGGTGGAACTTCAGATTTGTCGTAGGTGTTGggttggattatggttggcctagggcccttagccatggttcaaaccatatcctaggatgttggtaagaggctctggttggtggttcaagccccaatgacaaatagtctcgaaaacgaagcATGGTAACGCAACAACGGCTGctgcattttctggacagcagcttgatgcttcggttcagaggcttgttcgagttcttggttggcttttagcctatgacctTGGATTtaacagtgcctcatcaagttatgaaggtcatgtttttggccgtttttgattcggatcattttagaggtcgtacgagaatttacggtgcaatgtgccaaaatgactctcgaaagagcgtttcacgtttttggcctccattcactaaatttcgagtactgtaaatttaggagcattattccatcattttaagagtattttaattatgactagacgttggttcggtgttggttcgggttggctcggagtcatgattaaatactaagtcagtgggcgtaattgtctcgtttttggattcaattacaaagtttggtcaagtaaatcatttgcatatttttcatgatataattaggttgcagcgagcctaggaacgatccaaccccttTGGTATAataaatacaggatatttaattacgttatttgattatattacgtgcaaaatattcattttgagatttatgcgatattgcttgtagtcactttactatcatgggattattacttcacccggtcgccagttaccggtcagttaaGTTTGGTACCACCAAGTATACtatggcattagtctgatcagatgattattatttcatccggtcgtcagttaccggtcagttcaattcagttcagttcagttcaggggccacttgcgtagaccataatctcaccagaaaattattactagctatttagttacagggctctacggggcaaacatttcacttactactttcagttcagttcagttcaattcagttatgcacgtaatattaattattcatgatgcgattttcagttcagttatgcacgtattacatttactcatgacatgacattttccttcgcatgcgattttattattattacttgttatttacgatatatgcatgctgagtctttagactcactagacttgattgttgtaggtcatgatgaggtcgggaccgagggcggggaccagtgagctagcttgggtcggcagtagtggaacccgaggacctcattttcagcatttactatttttttatgctcaaacatttttatctttgttggattattttaaattattattttgcaaacaaatatttacttccgctgctattttgaacattaaactttatttatcagtttatttatgaatgaggcatttcaattaattaac
Proteins encoded:
- the LOC140959298 gene encoding uncharacterized protein, with amino-acid sequence MHTSTQGRGRGRVQGTTEIFEDGAYDRFRRMNPPEFIGGADPLVALEWVKSLEAIIDYLKFIDQDKVSCAVFMLVKSARIWWEATKVTVNVRQLKWDEFKELFYAKYFSREVKAKKVKEFLELRQDALSVTEYTLKFEEGCVFVPFIAENDKDKAEHFLRGLKPEIRRDVHMSKVVKYQDIVERALLAEHDEQEIEKERQLRRQAFQARGQGASANVCGGHKGKCKIEQRSKPPVPPSDTERLVCPKCGKPHKGECLGVEEDVLDARRWDTRQ